One Pseudonocardia sediminis DNA window includes the following coding sequences:
- a CDS encoding SCO5389 family protein, which produces MSLDVPTAVIDAAQRREMDDEQFVAVVRDSLPYAWTVVSAAAADRTDRPDAAFGEHEVPPPSEAERGQLLRALASNAIRGALERHFGVVLAFQNCHRVAAFAPAAVDSEIYREFISPRGQVLNQTPELRDC; this is translated from the coding sequence ATGTCCCTCGACGTCCCCACCGCGGTCATCGACGCCGCACAGCGCCGCGAGATGGACGACGAGCAGTTCGTCGCCGTCGTCCGTGACTCCCTGCCGTACGCCTGGACGGTCGTCTCGGCCGCGGCCGCCGACCGGACCGACCGCCCGGACGCGGCGTTCGGCGAGCACGAGGTCCCGCCGCCGTCCGAGGCCGAGCGCGGGCAGCTGCTGCGCGCCCTGGCCAGCAACGCGATCCGCGGGGCCCTGGAGCGGCACTTCGGCGTCGTGCTGGCGTTCCAGAACTGCCACCGCGTCGCGGCGTTCGCGCCGGCCGCGGTGGACTCGGAGATCTACCGCGAGTTCATCTCGCCGCGCGGTCAGGTGCTCAACCAGACCCCGGAGCTGCGCGACTGCTGA
- the dmpG gene encoding 4-hydroxy-2-oxovalerate aldolase, whose translation MSRPELLHDVRIVDTTLRDGSHAMAHRFTETQVRDTVRALDRAGVEVIEVTHGDGLGGSSFNYGFSGTDEMTLIAAARDEARQAKIAVLLVPGIGTVDDLKRARDAGADMVRVATHCTEADVSPQHFAAARDLGMETAGFLMMAHRTPPDDLARQARIMVDAGCQAPYCTDSAGALLMHEARARFEALLAEVGDEAWVGYHGHQNMSFGVANSVIAQEVGVRYIDGSLCALGAGSGNSPTEVLAAVFDRLGVDTGLDVMGLLNAAEDVVRPYLNRWPKMDRNAVVQGWAGVYSSFLLHAEAAAERYKVPTHEILRRCGELGLVGGQEDMIIDVAITLAAGREQG comes from the coding sequence ATGAGCCGCCCGGAGCTGCTCCACGACGTCCGGATCGTCGACACCACCCTGCGCGACGGCAGCCACGCGATGGCGCACCGGTTCACCGAGACCCAGGTCCGCGACACCGTGCGCGCGCTCGACCGGGCGGGTGTCGAGGTCATCGAGGTGACCCACGGCGACGGCCTCGGCGGCTCGTCGTTCAACTACGGCTTCTCGGGAACCGACGAGATGACGCTCATCGCCGCCGCCCGCGACGAGGCACGCCAGGCCAAGATCGCGGTGCTGCTCGTGCCCGGCATCGGGACCGTCGACGACCTGAAGCGGGCCCGCGACGCCGGGGCCGACATGGTGCGCGTCGCCACCCACTGCACCGAGGCCGACGTGTCCCCGCAACACTTCGCGGCCGCGCGCGACCTGGGCATGGAGACGGCCGGGTTCCTGATGATGGCCCACCGCACGCCGCCCGACGACCTGGCGAGACAGGCCCGGATCATGGTCGACGCCGGCTGCCAGGCCCCGTACTGCACCGACTCCGCGGGCGCGCTGCTGATGCACGAGGCACGGGCGCGGTTCGAGGCGCTGCTCGCCGAGGTCGGCGACGAGGCCTGGGTCGGCTATCACGGCCACCAGAACATGAGCTTCGGTGTCGCGAACTCGGTGATCGCCCAGGAGGTCGGCGTCCGCTACATCGACGGGTCGCTGTGCGCGCTCGGGGCGGGCTCGGGCAACTCGCCGACGGAGGTGCTCGCCGCGGTGTTCGACCGGCTCGGCGTCGACACCGGGCTCGACGTGATGGGGCTGCTGAACGCCGCGGAGGACGTCGTCCGCCCGTACCTGAACCGCTGGCCGAAGATGGACCGCAACGCCGTCGTGCAGGGCTGGGCCGGCGTCTACTCCTCGTTCCTGCTGCATGCCGAGGCCGCGGCCGAGCGCTACAAGGTGCCCACGCACGAGATCCTGCGCCGCTGCGGCGAGCTCGGGCTCGTGGGCGGGCAGGAGGACATGATCATCGACGTGGCGATCACGCTCGCCGCCGGGCGGGAGCAGGGCTGA
- a CDS encoding proteasome assembly chaperone family protein — MVLDPAQLYEVDPDAPHLPEPVLVVVLDGFVDAGNAGALAVEALKEGREAVPVARFDIDQLVDYRSRRPPLRFETDHWAGYTPPALDVVALTDTGDTGYLLLSGPEPDTQWERFVAAVGLLVEEFGIRLVITLGGIPMAAPHTRPIGVTAHATRTELVSDHTPWFTTAEVPGSASALLEYRLGQAGQDAMGFAVHVPHYLARSAYPQAARILLDHAGLAAGLYLPTEELSKAAEQAEKEIAEQVGESEEVGQIVSALEEQYDQVIAAREDGGLGQGLGGELPSGDELAAEFEKFLSDSAQGKPETDDPPHEPPA; from the coding sequence GTGGTGCTCGACCCCGCTCAGCTCTACGAGGTGGACCCGGACGCCCCGCACCTGCCCGAGCCGGTCCTGGTGGTGGTGCTCGACGGGTTCGTCGACGCGGGCAACGCGGGCGCGCTCGCCGTGGAGGCGCTCAAGGAGGGCCGCGAGGCCGTCCCGGTCGCCCGCTTCGACATCGACCAGCTCGTGGACTACCGCTCACGCCGCCCGCCGCTGCGCTTCGAGACCGACCACTGGGCCGGCTACACCCCGCCCGCGCTCGACGTCGTCGCGCTCACCGACACCGGCGACACCGGTTACCTGCTGCTGTCCGGCCCGGAGCCGGACACCCAGTGGGAGCGGTTCGTCGCCGCCGTCGGCCTGCTGGTCGAGGAGTTCGGGATCCGTCTGGTGATCACCCTCGGCGGCATCCCGATGGCGGCGCCGCACACCCGTCCGATCGGGGTGACCGCGCACGCCACCCGCACCGAGCTCGTCTCCGACCACACGCCGTGGTTCACCACCGCGGAGGTGCCGGGCAGCGCGTCGGCGCTGCTGGAGTACCGGCTCGGCCAGGCCGGGCAGGACGCGATGGGCTTCGCCGTGCACGTGCCGCACTACCTGGCGCGCTCGGCCTACCCGCAGGCCGCACGGATCCTGCTCGACCACGCCGGTCTCGCGGCCGGGCTCTACCTCCCGACCGAGGAGCTCTCGAAGGCCGCCGAGCAGGCGGAGAAGGAGATCGCCGAGCAGGTCGGCGAGTCCGAGGAGGTCGGGCAGATCGTCTCGGCGCTGGAGGAGCAGTACGACCAGGTGATCGCCGCCCGCGAGGACGGCGGGCTCGGCCAGGGCCTGGGCGGCGAGCTGCCCAGCGGCGACGAGCTGGCCGCGGAGTTCGAGAAGTTCCTGTCCGACTCCGCGCAGGGCAAGCCCGAGACCGACGACCCGCCGCACGAGCCCCCGGCATAG
- a CDS encoding NADAR family protein — MLPRDRTELLTAIETGRAFSYLPFYGQTAEPGVPAGPWVLSQWWPAAFTVDGRTYPTAEHWMMERKADLFGDAETGARVLAAGSPAEAKQLGREVRGFDSGVWREHRSGIVVRGNEAKFGQDEVLAGYLRSTGDAVIVEASPVDRVWGVGRAVDDPAAVDPRRWDGENLLGFALMTVRDGLTARA, encoded by the coding sequence GTGCTGCCCCGCGACCGGACCGAGCTCCTGACCGCGATCGAGACCGGCAGGGCCTTCTCCTACCTGCCCTTCTACGGCCAGACCGCCGAACCCGGCGTGCCCGCCGGGCCGTGGGTGCTCAGCCAGTGGTGGCCGGCCGCGTTCACCGTCGACGGCCGGACCTACCCCACCGCCGAGCACTGGATGATGGAACGCAAGGCCGACCTGTTCGGCGACGCCGAGACCGGCGCCCGGGTCCTCGCCGCCGGCTCCCCCGCCGAGGCCAAGCAGCTCGGGCGCGAGGTCCGCGGCTTCGACTCCGGCGTCTGGCGCGAGCACCGGTCCGGGATCGTCGTGCGCGGCAACGAGGCCAAGTTCGGCCAGGACGAGGTGCTGGCCGGCTACCTGCGCTCGACCGGCGACGCGGTGATCGTCGAGGCCTCCCCGGTCGACCGGGTGTGGGGCGTCGGCCGCGCCGTCGACGACCCGGCCGCGGTCGACCCGCGACGCTGGGACGGGGAGAACCTGCTCGGCTTCGCGCTGATGACGGTCCGGGACGGGCTCACGGCCCGAGCGTGA
- a CDS encoding YkvA family protein, with protein sequence MKAATALTAPRRIAAFRALWRALSRKARPGEPGTSERLQALPRMVGDAAAGRYPHLGKGRLALFAMAVLYLVSPVDLVPEAFLTVFGLGDDAVMAMWLGGALLVEADRYLGWQRHRPTIIDELPR encoded by the coding sequence ATGAAGGCTGCCACGGCTCTGACCGCGCCACGCCGGATCGCCGCGTTCCGGGCGCTCTGGCGCGCCCTGTCCCGCAAGGCACGCCCGGGTGAGCCGGGGACCTCCGAGCGGCTGCAGGCGCTGCCGAGGATGGTGGGCGACGCCGCGGCCGGGCGGTACCCGCACCTGGGCAAGGGCCGTCTCGCGCTGTTCGCGATGGCGGTGCTCTACCTGGTCTCGCCGGTGGACCTGGTGCCCGAGGCGTTCCTGACGGTGTTCGGGCTCGGTGACGACGCCGTGATGGCGATGTGGCTCGGCGGCGCGCTGCTGGTCGAGGCGGACCGCTACCTGGGCTGGCAGCGGCACCGTCCGACGATCATCGACGAGCTGCCCCGCTGA
- a CDS encoding SCO6745 family protein, translating to MVTTPADPAPDGATARRLWEIYEPLHDVVYFTPECRAAADDLGLRGFWMGYFALRAAPLGAVGPGAVTAAFHGFHRDRVARALPDAWTFTTPERAVAARERGSVAALQRLAGQAAAAVDLGRAADLAWDAVAGADCAGRVLAGANLDLPRSSDPLTAVWQACTTLREHRGDGHVAVLLARGIGPLEAHLVKTASGESDPDRMRLARRWPDEEWSAAVASLQRRGWLDDAGSLTDAGSGEHAEVERLTDAAATGPWEALGAEGTEELAALLGPLTGAVVRSGEIPAGNPVGLTLGP from the coding sequence GTGGTGACGACCCCGGCCGACCCCGCTCCCGACGGCGCGACCGCGCGCAGGCTCTGGGAGATCTACGAGCCCCTGCACGACGTCGTCTACTTCACCCCGGAGTGCCGCGCGGCCGCCGACGACCTGGGCCTGCGCGGGTTCTGGATGGGCTACTTCGCGTTGCGGGCGGCCCCGCTCGGAGCGGTCGGCCCGGGAGCGGTGACGGCGGCGTTCCACGGGTTCCATCGCGACCGGGTGGCACGCGCGCTGCCCGACGCCTGGACGTTCACGACTCCGGAGCGCGCCGTCGCCGCCCGGGAGCGGGGTTCCGTCGCAGCGTTGCAGCGCCTCGCGGGGCAGGCCGCTGCGGCCGTCGACCTCGGGCGGGCCGCGGACCTCGCGTGGGATGCCGTCGCCGGGGCCGACTGTGCAGGACGGGTACTCGCCGGGGCGAACCTCGACCTTCCCCGCTCCTCCGACCCGCTGACCGCGGTGTGGCAGGCCTGCACGACGCTGCGCGAGCACCGGGGCGACGGGCACGTCGCGGTGCTCCTCGCCCGCGGGATCGGCCCGCTCGAGGCACACCTGGTCAAGACCGCGTCCGGGGAGAGCGATCCCGACCGGATGCGGCTGGCGCGGCGGTGGCCCGACGAGGAGTGGTCCGCCGCCGTCGCGTCCCTGCAGCGGCGCGGATGGCTCGACGACGCCGGATCGCTCACCGACGCCGGTTCGGGCGAGCACGCGGAGGTCGAACGTCTCACCGACGCCGCCGCGACCGGCCCGTGGGAGGCGCTCGGCGCCGAGGGGACCGAGGAGCTCGCGGCGTTGCTCGGTCCGCTCACCGGGGCGGTGGTGCGCAGCGGCGAGATCCCGGCCGGCAACCCGGTCGGGCTCACGCTCGGGCCGTGA
- a CDS encoding ATP-binding protein, which yields MRIAFVGKGGSGKTTTAAMFARHVAGTGAPVLGIDADINQHLGVALGADPDVTPPPSLAGDMAWLKDHVRGDNPRIGSAAEMIKTTPPGPGSRMLGLAPDDAVLQRLSRVEGDVRYLVTGEFTESDIGVACYHSKTGAVELYLNHLVDGPGEYVVVDMTAGADAFASGLFTRFDLTVLVCEPTRRGVGVYQQYAEHAAAHDVALRVLGNKIAPGAEGVEDVEYLRSEVGDAMVGWLGQSSWVRAAERGRARPVSELEPENAATCDVLLADLDARTRDWAAYHRDTVAFHLRNAHSWANRATGVDLAEQVDPDFVPGLVESRA from the coding sequence GTGCGGATCGCGTTCGTGGGCAAGGGCGGCAGCGGGAAGACGACGACGGCGGCGATGTTCGCCCGGCACGTCGCCGGTACCGGGGCGCCCGTGCTCGGCATCGACGCGGACATCAACCAGCACCTCGGCGTCGCGCTGGGGGCCGACCCGGACGTCACGCCCCCGCCGTCGCTGGCCGGGGACATGGCCTGGCTCAAGGACCACGTGCGCGGCGACAACCCGCGGATCGGCTCCGCCGCCGAGATGATCAAGACGACGCCGCCCGGGCCGGGCTCGCGGATGCTGGGCCTCGCCCCGGACGACGCGGTGCTGCAGCGCCTCTCGCGCGTCGAGGGCGACGTCCGCTACCTGGTGACCGGCGAGTTCACCGAGTCCGACATCGGCGTCGCCTGCTACCACTCCAAGACCGGTGCGGTGGAGCTCTACCTCAACCACCTCGTCGACGGGCCCGGCGAGTACGTCGTGGTCGACATGACCGCCGGTGCCGACGCGTTCGCCTCCGGACTGTTCACCCGCTTCGACCTGACGGTGCTGGTCTGCGAGCCGACCCGGCGCGGCGTCGGGGTGTACCAGCAGTACGCCGAGCACGCGGCCGCGCACGACGTCGCGCTGCGTGTGCTCGGCAACAAGATCGCTCCGGGAGCGGAGGGCGTCGAGGACGTCGAGTACCTGCGCTCCGAGGTCGGCGACGCGATGGTCGGGTGGCTCGGGCAGTCGTCCTGGGTGCGTGCCGCCGAGCGCGGCCGGGCCCGCCCGGTCTCCGAGCTGGAGCCGGAGAACGCCGCCACCTGCGACGTCCTGCTCGCCGACCTCGACGCCCGCACCCGCGACTGGGCCGCCTACCACCGCGACACGGTCGCGTTCCACCTGCGCAACGCGCACTCCTGGGCCAACCGCGCCACCGGCGTCGACCTCGCCGAACAGGTCGACCCGGACTTCGTCCCGGGGCTCGTCGAGTCCCGCGCCTGA
- a CDS encoding thiamine pyrophosphate-binding protein, whose translation MDQTRTVADDVLDVLRTAGATTVFGLPGVHNLAFFSTGPGSPVVVRHEQAATYAADGWARRTGALGAAVVTTGPGATNALTGFGEAAAAGSPVVLVASEIPQRLRRDGRLRGVLHESRDQAALFAPLAKAVFSPRTPEETARDIRLATALALAAPRGPVYLDVPADVLPVDAFALHTPTPPPPGAPSPAATTSGPGAQVHGTPDPSSRSAAADLLRDRSVVVWAGAGALDAPTGIAALAAHLGAPLVPSFHARGLPGAVGVPPHEPEVAAMIGSADVLLAVGGDLDGMNTRNWTMPRPPVLLTVDAAEPADPPEWTADAALTGPVAALLDDLRAAVPSREPWWPADVTARVRTRLRDDPASAEAFALVEAVETATATGAALVCDMAVAGYWAGGYARVAGPRGLAYPVGWGTLGFGLPAAVGVAATGVPTLAVVGDGGLAMGLGELATLVQERLPATVLVVDDAGYGMLRYDQDRAGHPHAGVDLHTPDLLAVAVAFGMATTDVATIGLELATALSDALASGAPHLVRVGARLLPPRTTSPRWSEE comes from the coding sequence GTGGATCAGACGCGGACCGTCGCCGACGACGTGCTGGACGTCCTGCGCACCGCGGGCGCGACGACGGTGTTCGGCCTGCCCGGCGTGCACAACCTGGCGTTCTTCTCGACCGGTCCGGGGTCGCCGGTGGTGGTCCGGCACGAGCAGGCCGCGACCTACGCCGCCGACGGATGGGCGCGGCGCACCGGTGCGCTCGGCGCCGCCGTCGTCACCACCGGGCCGGGCGCGACGAACGCGCTGACCGGGTTCGGCGAGGCCGCCGCGGCCGGGTCACCGGTCGTGCTCGTCGCGTCCGAGATCCCGCAGCGCCTGCGCCGCGACGGTCGGCTGCGCGGGGTGCTGCACGAGTCGCGCGACCAGGCCGCGCTGTTCGCGCCCCTGGCCAAGGCGGTGTTCTCCCCGCGCACCCCGGAGGAGACCGCGCGCGACATCCGTCTCGCCACGGCCCTCGCCCTGGCCGCACCCCGCGGTCCGGTGTACCTCGACGTCCCCGCCGACGTGCTGCCCGTGGACGCCTTTGCTCTGCACACCCCGACGCCTCCACCGCCCGGCGCCCCGTCCCCGGCGGCGACGACGTCCGGTCCGGGTGCGCAGGTGCACGGCACGCCCGACCCGTCGTCGCGCTCCGCGGCGGCCGACCTGTTGCGCGACCGCTCCGTCGTCGTGTGGGCCGGGGCGGGGGCACTCGACGCCCCGACCGGGATCGCGGCCCTCGCCGCGCACCTGGGAGCACCGCTCGTCCCGTCCTTCCACGCCCGTGGCCTGCCCGGCGCGGTCGGCGTCCCGCCGCACGAGCCGGAGGTCGCCGCGATGATCGGCTCGGCCGACGTCCTGCTCGCCGTCGGCGGCGACCTGGACGGGATGAACACCCGCAACTGGACGATGCCCCGCCCGCCGGTGCTGCTCACCGTCGACGCGGCCGAGCCCGCCGACCCTCCGGAGTGGACGGCCGACGCGGCGCTCACCGGACCCGTCGCCGCGCTCCTGGACGACCTGCGGGCGGCGGTCCCGTCCCGCGAACCGTGGTGGCCCGCCGACGTCACCGCGCGCGTCCGCACCCGCCTGCGCGACGACCCGGCCTCGGCGGAGGCGTTCGCGCTGGTCGAGGCCGTAGAGACGGCGACGGCGACCGGTGCGGCGCTCGTCTGCGACATGGCCGTCGCCGGGTACTGGGCGGGTGGTTACGCGCGCGTCGCCGGTCCGCGCGGGCTGGCCTACCCGGTCGGCTGGGGCACGCTCGGATTCGGTCTCCCCGCCGCGGTCGGCGTGGCCGCGACCGGTGTCCCCACGCTGGCCGTGGTCGGCGACGGCGGTCTCGCGATGGGTCTCGGGGAGCTGGCCACCCTCGTACAGGAACGGCTACCGGCGACGGTCCTCGTCGTCGACGACGCCGGCTACGGGATGCTGCGCTACGACCAGGACCGGGCCGGTCACCCGCACGCCGGGGTCGACCTGCACACCCCCGACCTGCTCGCGGTGGCCGTCGCGTTCGGGATGGCGACCACCGACGTCGCGACGATCGGGCTCGAGCTCGCCACCGCACTGTCCGACGCTCTCGCCTCCGGCGCACCGCACCTGGTCCGCGTCGGCGCGCGCCTGCTCCCGCCGCGTACGACGTCCCCGCGCTGGAGCGAGGAGTGA
- a CDS encoding MFS transporter, whose translation MPPSRRAYLVWSAGLLAYLVGVMQRSSFGVAGLDAADRFGAAPAVLSGFIVLQLLVYAALQVPVGLLLDRFGARRLVLVGALTMAIAQVMLALATSLPLAIAARVLVGVGDALTFISVLSVVSAWFPARRVPLMTQLTALLGQLGQVLSAIPLATVLHGAGWTPAFLSAAALGVVAAVAVTAVFADRPPGAPAPGPAAGPREVIDGLKASWREPGTRLGLWTHAGTQFSGMVFSLLWGVPYLVAGQGMSPTAASVLLTVLVGAGAVAGPLFGEFTARHPLRRSWLVLGVIAVTAGAWTAVLLLPPPAPLWLLVLLVIVLACNGPCSAVGFDYARTFNPGHRRGTAVGIVNVGGFTASLLVTLGVGAVLGLLGGFTPEAFRAAWTVQYPIWALATVGVLVARVRARRSLAAEGVVVPPLREALSRERRRKVAGR comes from the coding sequence ATGCCGCCGTCACGTCGCGCTTATCTCGTCTGGTCCGCCGGTCTGCTCGCCTACCTCGTGGGCGTCATGCAACGCAGCTCGTTCGGCGTCGCCGGCCTCGACGCCGCCGACCGCTTCGGTGCCGCCCCGGCGGTGCTCTCCGGGTTCATCGTGCTGCAGCTGCTGGTCTACGCCGCGCTGCAGGTTCCGGTCGGACTGCTGCTCGACCGCTTCGGCGCGCGCCGGCTCGTGCTCGTCGGGGCGCTGACGATGGCGATCGCCCAGGTCATGCTCGCGCTGGCGACGTCGTTGCCGCTGGCGATCGCGGCGCGGGTGCTGGTCGGCGTCGGGGACGCGCTGACGTTCATCAGCGTGCTCTCGGTCGTCTCGGCCTGGTTCCCGGCGCGGCGGGTGCCGCTGATGACGCAGCTGACGGCGCTGCTCGGTCAGCTCGGGCAGGTGCTCTCGGCGATCCCGCTGGCCACGGTGCTGCACGGCGCCGGGTGGACGCCGGCGTTCCTGTCCGCGGCCGCGCTCGGCGTCGTCGCCGCGGTGGCGGTCACCGCGGTGTTCGCCGACCGCCCGCCGGGTGCCCCGGCCCCGGGACCGGCCGCCGGCCCGCGCGAGGTGATCGACGGGCTGAAGGCCTCCTGGCGCGAACCCGGCACCCGCCTGGGCCTGTGGACCCACGCCGGGACCCAGTTCTCCGGGATGGTGTTCTCCCTGCTCTGGGGCGTGCCGTACCTCGTGGCCGGGCAGGGGATGTCCCCGACGGCGGCGAGCGTCCTGCTGACCGTGCTGGTCGGGGCCGGAGCGGTGGCCGGGCCGCTGTTCGGGGAGTTCACCGCGCGGCACCCGCTGCGCCGGTCCTGGCTGGTGCTCGGCGTGATCGCGGTGACGGCCGGAGCCTGGACGGCGGTGCTGCTGCTCCCGCCGCCGGCGCCGCTGTGGCTGCTGGTGCTGCTCGTGATCGTCCTGGCCTGCAACGGGCCGTGCTCGGCGGTCGGGTTCGACTACGCACGCACGTTCAACCCCGGGCACCGGCGGGGGACCGCGGTCGGGATCGTGAACGTCGGAGGGTTCACCGCGTCGCTGCTGGTCACGCTCGGGGTCGGCGCGGTGCTGGGCCTGCTCGGCGGTTTCACCCCGGAGGCGTTCCGGGCGGCCTGGACGGTGCAGTACCCGATCTGGGCGCTGGCCACGGTCGGCGTTCTCGTCGCCCGGGTGCGGGCGCGGCGGTCGCTGGCCGCCGAGGGCGTGGTCGTGCCGCCGCTGCGCGAGGCCCTGTCCCGGGAGCGCCGCCGGAAGGTCGCCGGCCGCTGA
- a CDS encoding PadR family transcriptional regulator: protein MSEGPDDDNRRGPRGRGHRRGGPHGRGRGGPGGFGPGIPPGPFGPGFPPGPPRGFGRRGGRRTNRGDVRAAVLAVVAENPRHGYEIIQEITERSGGQWKPSPGSVYPTLSQLEDEGLVRVEKTEGRRVVHLTDSGTAYVAEHREELDAVWASFDAETDDDPAVLLWQELGQLHAAAQQVMSAGTPEQIATATASITEARKSIYRLLAE from the coding sequence ATGAGCGAGGGTCCCGACGACGACAACCGGCGCGGTCCCCGTGGTCGTGGTCACCGTAGGGGCGGCCCGCACGGCCGTGGCCGCGGTGGCCCCGGAGGCTTCGGCCCGGGCATCCCGCCCGGCCCCTTCGGCCCCGGTTTCCCGCCCGGTCCCCCGCGCGGCTTCGGCCGGCGCGGCGGGCGGCGCACGAACCGCGGTGACGTCCGCGCGGCCGTCCTCGCCGTCGTCGCCGAGAACCCCCGGCACGGCTATGAGATCATCCAGGAGATCACCGAGCGCTCCGGCGGTCAGTGGAAGCCGAGCCCCGGCTCGGTCTACCCGACGCTGTCGCAGCTCGAGGACGAGGGACTGGTCCGGGTCGAGAAGACCGAGGGCCGACGCGTCGTGCACCTGACCGACTCCGGCACCGCCTACGTCGCCGAGCACCGCGAGGAGCTCGACGCCGTGTGGGCGTCCTTCGACGCCGAGACCGACGACGACCCGGCCGTGCTGCTCTGGCAGGAGCTCGGCCAGCTGCACGCCGCGGCCCAGCAGGTGATGTCCGCCGGCACGCCCGAGCAGATCGCGACGGCGACGGCCTCGATCACCGAGGCCCGCAAGTCGATCTACCGGCTGCTCGCCGAGTAG
- a CDS encoding acetaldehyde dehydrogenase (acetylating), producing MSEKVTAAIVGPGNIGTDLLAKLQRSSVIDVGYMVGVVESDGLARARDAGVAASAEGVDWLLRQDPLPQIVFEATSAGAHAANAPRYAEAGIQAVDLTPAHLGPMVCPPVNLRDHIDAPNVSMITCGGQATIPMVHAVSRVTPVPYAEIVASVSSRSAGPGTRANIDEFTHTTSGAVAEVGGAETGKAIIILNPVEPPMIMRDTVFAMIGPDADHAAITRSVHDMVAEVQEYVPGYTLRAEPQFDDPRDSWRGNGRVAVFLEVKGNGDYLPEYAGNLDIMTAAAARVGELMAEAKLGATA from the coding sequence ATGAGCGAGAAGGTCACGGCCGCGATCGTCGGGCCCGGCAACATCGGCACCGACCTGCTGGCCAAGCTGCAGCGCAGCAGTGTCATCGACGTCGGCTACATGGTCGGCGTCGTCGAGTCCGACGGTCTGGCCCGGGCCCGCGACGCCGGGGTCGCGGCCAGCGCGGAGGGCGTGGACTGGCTGCTGCGCCAGGACCCGCTGCCGCAGATCGTGTTCGAGGCGACGTCGGCCGGCGCGCACGCGGCGAACGCGCCGCGCTACGCCGAGGCCGGTATCCAGGCCGTCGACCTCACCCCGGCGCACCTCGGCCCGATGGTCTGCCCGCCGGTGAACCTGCGCGACCACATCGACGCCCCGAACGTCTCGATGATCACCTGTGGCGGGCAGGCGACGATCCCGATGGTGCACGCGGTGTCGAGGGTGACGCCGGTGCCCTACGCCGAGATCGTCGCCTCGGTCTCCTCGCGCTCGGCCGGGCCCGGCACGCGGGCGAACATCGACGAGTTCACCCACACCACCTCCGGCGCGGTCGCCGAGGTCGGCGGAGCGGAGACCGGCAAGGCGATCATCATCCTGAACCCGGTCGAGCCACCGATGATCATGCGCGACACGGTGTTCGCCATGATCGGACCCGACGCCGACCACGCCGCGATCACCCGCTCGGTGCACGACATGGTCGCCGAGGTGCAGGAGTACGTGCCCGGCTACACGCTGCGCGCCGAACCGCAGTTCGACGACCCACGGGACAGCTGGCGCGGCAACGGACGGGTCGCGGTGTTCCTCGAGGTCAAGGGCAACGGCGACTACCTGCCGGAGTACGCCGGCAACCTCGACATCATGACGGCCGCGGCCGCCCGCGTCGGCGAGCTGATGGCCGAGGCGAAGCTGGGAGCGACCGCATGA
- a CDS encoding tautomerase family protein, whose protein sequence is MTVHLLEGRHPAGQVSTLLAGLTQRYAAVLESPVERVRAFAQLHPPQLWSTGGEPGVEAPYFTALVLAGRPVAQRHRLLADFTDLIVDVLGVPRSSVRGRIVPVDPDDWGIGGVPAGAARRQEIDARAAADS, encoded by the coding sequence GTGACGGTTCACCTCCTGGAGGGCCGGCATCCCGCCGGACAGGTCTCGACACTGCTCGCCGGGCTGACGCAGCGTTACGCGGCGGTGCTCGAGTCGCCGGTGGAACGGGTGCGCGCGTTCGCGCAGCTGCACCCGCCACAGCTGTGGTCCACCGGCGGAGAGCCCGGCGTCGAGGCGCCCTACTTCACCGCGCTGGTGCTTGCCGGACGTCCGGTAGCGCAGCGGCACCGGCTGCTCGCCGACTTCACCGACCTGATCGTCGACGTGCTCGGCGTCCCGCGGTCCTCGGTCCGCGGCCGGATCGTCCCGGTCGACCCGGACGACTGGGGGATCGGCGGCGTCCCGGCCGGCGCCGCCCGCCGTCAGGAGATCGACGCCCGGGCGGCCGCCGACTCCTGA